A single Anopheles arabiensis isolate DONGOLA chromosome X, AaraD3, whole genome shotgun sequence DNA region contains:
- the LOC120906781 gene encoding neurobeachin isoform X4, producing MADLTRPPLCDIKRPEEVVKMSMTDNLKFAVLIGLIEVGQVSNREVVNTVLHLLVGGEFDMELNFVVQDAQNVKHMLELLDHCPANLQAEVWSVFIAILKKSVRNLQACTEIGLIEHVLARLQQAEPIVADLLIEMLGVLASYSITVKELKLLFGAMKAVNGKWPRHSAKLLNVLKQMPHRNGPDVFFSFPGRKGSAIVLPPLAKWPYENGFTFSTWFRLDPINSVNIEREKPYLYCFKTSKGVGYTAHFVGNCLVLTSMKVKGKGFQHCVKYEFQPRKWYMIAIVYIYNRWTKSEIKCLVNGQLASSTEMAWLVSTNDPFDKCYVGATPELDEERVFCGQMAAIYLFSEALTTQQICAMHRLGPGYKSQFRFDNECYLNLPDNHKRVLYDGKLSSAIVFMYNPVATDGQLCLQSAPKGNLSYFVHTPHSLMLQDVKAVVTHSIHCTLNSIGGIQVLFPLFSQLDMPYEGTDVRKDPTLCAKLLGFICELVESSQTVQQHMIQNRGFLVISFMLQRSSRDHLSLDVLGSFLSLTKYLVTCLSANSDLLLKQLFCFSFLTWQLLDHVLFNPSLWIYTPATVQARLYAYLATEFLSDTQIYSNVRRVSTVLQTVHTLKFYYWVVNPRAKSGITPKGLDGPRPAQKDILAIRAYILLFLKQLIMIGNGAKDDELQSILNYLMTMHEDENLHDVLQMLISLMSEHPSSMVPAFDVKHGVRTIFKLLAAESQLIRLQALKLLGFFLSRSTHKRKYDVMSPHNLYTLLAERLLLYEESVSLPTYNVLYEIMTEHISQQILYAKHPEPESHYRLENPMILKVVATLIRQSKQSEQLIEVKKLFLSDMTLLCNNNRENRRTVLQMSVWQEWLIAMAYIHPKNSEEQKLSDMVYSLFRMLLHHAIKYEYGGWRVWVDTLAIVHSKVSYEEFKLQFAQMYEHYEKHRTDNITDPALRQQRPISTISGWEHGANGSTGKEGELDMHGKCVKQMAVPPGAAVAPGCVCEPETGETMIDTSVMVKQQQQAIAFQDAPAGSNGYVRGGEPDLLEEDETCLPDGAPDGMEGEEEEENDDADGVDEEEEEVEEEEEDEEQDEEEGDEGQRAFGSGQQQVSGSESIINTNTTTTTTEHVVKTIVDEIIDKSANMLVEQQQQQQQQHGETKEAPAEPTSSPVIKDEEIELAVNEVVKMNQNSLKPVEGDGGDVDAGADSNQQCGDESTRGSVEPVGTSEPSTVSSSPSVVCVSDRSNDRATVPASPVLQGEPDARKVAAAVDSIVEELLDRCFPASEQEEGDGATALAAEMQEVVESIITDAVEQAEKGASTAVVGEQQQQEDGSGTDVQRHHHHHRHHPHHHHHHHHHHHHTHEGEEHQRISVVSDAMEGMAISEKQRAGGNSLIEEDEEEVEEEEEEEEEEEEEEEEDDGEVLVAETEEPLDAADERAGGAVSADTASDGAAAGTADSGKPNSNSTLSAGSKRAVSVSTNTQQYLDAQSHPKQAAQPLQQQQQPTAASQTPPVQPMSYESGSSTAGGGGGAKRSKSSSTRPMFSPGPTRPPFRIPEFKWSYIHQRLLSDVLFSLETDIQVWRSHSTKSVLDFVNSAENAIFVVNTVHLISQLADNLIIACGGLLPLLASATSPNSELDVLEPTQGMPLDVAVSFLQRLVNMADVLIFASSLNFSELEAEKNMSSGGILRQCLRLVCTCAVRNCLECKERTRGLYNGMSLKDIPGGVHLQALIRGAQSTSKTIIESLSGPMSPVKDPEKLLQDMDINRLRAVIYRDVKRLFQEETKQAQFLSLAIVYFISVLMVSKYRDILEPPVELQIHRNSSPVIHRSTPTQESSNRPLFPQWSHHVYPQFLPGSHPNHQPTIVHGSSNTITSSSSQTISSSSGSSSAGGCGNLLNSNNNNNNNNNNNNNSNLINNNTSGGSINHKDVAGASVNGSTLPLYYGHAATATNTATSNTLNNNNNNNNNGQGFGTGPGNCIFTSEMLNCYSPAAAAAAAASAAAIAGGHLQQQHHQQQQQPQHYTQQQQQQHGLNNNSLTALVNAGGVGSYGAGGAPVVGLRAVGRTAGTTVTAAGLHNGVGVGHGGKLSKGTQSMQEGDYEVIVVDENNSSVIADNDSHSSGPLSIKAVTSASNSRRTSTVKQHHPTDHPGLPAAVNAGEPHLHSCYQQPMLSSVGLTGTMATVTAPPATATIAVSDERAELAQRAVPQGQVKSVDSDGGSLNLNSTENDPQEVETSSEIMPDDNKPTNSNDESWTDVNLNDDGASELKPPRTDGGALGIGGVPGSNGSGVGTGAGSLGPMASALSGRMEGVTGAGVNLGGGGAGGTGGVKHESDIAVVRVPDGYGGQVVGPTGGSVRGRPEDLNLKAPFVSQLPLAIPSREASLTQKLEIALGPVCPLLREIMVDFAPFLSKTLVGSHGQELLMEGKGLTTFKNSHSVVELVMLLCSQEWQNSLQKHAGLAFIELINEGRLLSHAMKDHIVRVANEAEFILNRMRADDVLKHADFESQCAQTLLERREEERMCDHLITAARRRDNVIASRLLEKVRNIMGNRHGAWGDMNANYQKQIFWKLDAWEDDARRRKRMVQNPRGSSHPQATLKASLENGTTGGTAAAASSSTASTAAASAEEAVGGGDTTTPTSARLAGGGGGGGGVAREEIYSQIAVPRSQQPDLLDDSELLIEDRELDLDLTGPVNISTKAKLIAPGLVAPGTMSITSTEMYFEVDEENGEFQQIDQEVLKYCDHLHGKWYFSEIRAIFSRRYLLQNVALEIFLASRTSILFAFPDQHTVKKVIKALPRVGVGIKYGIPQTRRASMMSPRQLMRNSNMTQKWQRREISNFEYLMFLNTIAGRTYNDLNQYPVFPWVITNYESRELDLSQPSNYRDLSKPIGALNPSRREYFEERYETWDTPGIPPFHYGTHYSTAAFVLNWLIRIEPFTTMFLALQGGKFDHPDRLFSSVALSWKNCQRDTSDVKELIPEWYFLPEMFYNASDYRLGQRDDGSTVGDVELPPWAKTPEEFVRINRMALESEFVSCQLHQWIDLIFGYKQRGPEAMRATNVFYYLTYEGSVDLDTIGDPVTRDAIENQIRNFGQTPSLLLMEPHPPRSSAMHLSPMMFNTMPDDVCMSLKFHLNSPIIHISANTYPQLPLPSVVTVTAGHQFAVNRWNCQYTASIQSPSYAESTQNLNTNLPLTMDPLLSQINGHNNSNQQNRRHLGDNFSQKLQIKSNCYVTTVDSRFLIACGFWDNSFRVFSTETAKIVQIIFGHFGVVTCLSRSECNITSDCYIASGSADCTILLWHWNARTQSIVGEGEIPTPRATLTGHETAVTSVVISAELGLVVSGSINGPVLVHTTFGDLLRSLEAPKDFISPENITLSREGFIVVNYDEGSVAAYTINGKLLRYESHNDNLQCMLLSRDGEYLMTAGNKGIVEVWRTFNLAPLYAFPACNSGIRSLALTHDQKYLLAGLATGSIIVFHIDFNRWHHEYQQRY from the exons ATGGCAGATCTTACGCGACCGCCGCTGTGTGACATCAAGCGACCCGAGGAAGTGGTGAAAATGTCGATGACGGACAACCTCAAGTTCGCCGTCCTGATCGGGCTGATCGAGGTGGGCCAGGTGTCGAACCGGGAGGTGGTCAACACGGTGCTGCATCTG CTGGTCGGCGGCGAGTTCGACATGGAGCTCAACTTCGTCGTGCAGGACGCGCAGAACGTGAAACACATGCTCGAGCTGCTGGACCACTGTCCGGCCAACCTGCAGGCCGAGGTGTGGAGCGTGTTCATCGCGATCCTGAAGAAGAGCGTCCGCAACCTGCAGGCGTGCACCGAGATCGGCCTGATCGAGCATGTGCTGGCACGGTTGCAGCAGGCCGAACCCATCGTGGCCG ATTTGCTCATCGAGATGCTGGGTGTGCTCGCCAGTTACAGTATTACGGTGAAGGAGCTGAAGCTGCTGTTCGGCGCAATGAAGGCGGTGAACGGGAAATGGCCCCGCCATTCGGCCAAGCTGCTGAACGTGCTGAAGCAGATGCCACACCGGAACGGGCCGGACGTGTTTTTCAGCTTCCCCGGCCGCAAGGGTTCG GCAATCGTGCTGCCACCGTTGGCGAAATGGCCGTACGAGAACGGGTTCACTTTCAGCACCTGGTTTCGGCTGGATCCGATCAACTCGGTTAACATAGAGCGTGAAAAGCCCTACCTATACTG TTTCAAAACGTCCAAGGGTGTCGGCTACACGGCACACTTTGTGGGCAACTGCCTGGTGCTAACGTCCATGAAGGTGAAGGGTAAGGGGTTCCAGCACTGCGTCAAGTACGAGTTTCAGCCGCGCAAGTGGTACATGATTGCCATTGTATATATCTACAACCGGTGGACGAAGAGTGAGATCAAGTGCCTGGTGAATGGGCAGCTAGCGTCAAGCACGGAGATGGCCTGGCTAGTGTCGACGAACGAT CCGTTCGACAAGTGTTACGTTGGCGCCACGCCGGAGCTGGACGAGGAGCGCGTGTTCTGCGGACAGATGGCCGCCATCTATCTCTTCTCGGAGGCACTAACCACGCAGCAGATCTGTGCAATGCATCGGCTCGGCCCTGGCTACAAG TCCCAGTTCCGCTTCGACAACGAGTGCTATCTGAATCTGCCGGACAACCACAAGCGG GTACTGTACGATGGCAAACTGTCCAGCGCTATCGTCTTCATGTACAATCCGGTCGCGACCGACGGTCAGCTGTGCTTACAGTCGGCTCCCAAGGGCAATCTGTCGTACTTCGTGCACACACCGCACTCGCTTATGCTGCAG GACGTAAAGGCTGTCGTGACTCATTCCATCCACTGTACGCTGAACTCCATCGGCGGTATACAGGTGCTGTTTCCGCTCTTTTCCCAGCTCGATATGCCTTACGAAGGCACTGATGTGCGAAAGGATCCAACGCTATG TGCCAAATTGCTTGGATTCATTTGCGAACTCGTCGAAAGTTCACAAACGGTACAGCAGCACATGATACAG AATCGTGGTTTCCTGGTGATATCCTTCATGCTTCAGCGTTCCTCCCGCGATCACCTCTCGCTAGACGTGCTGGGATCGTTTCTGAGCCTGACCAAGTATCTGGTGACCTGCCTGTCCGCCAACTCGGATCTCTTGCTCAAGCAG CTCTTCTGTTTCTCTTTCCTAACCTGGCAGCTGCTAGATCACGTGCTGTTCAATCCGTCGCTGTGGATCTACACGCCCGCGACGGTACAGGCCCGCCTGTACGCGTACCTGGCGACGGAGTTCCTCAGCGACACGCAGATCTACAGCAACGTGCGGCGCGTCAGCACCGTCTTGCAGACGGTGCACACGCTCAAGTTCTACTACTGGGTGGTGAACCCGCGCGCCAAGAGCGGCATCACGCCGAAGGGTCTGGATGGACCGCGGCCGGCCCAAAAGGACATCCTTGCGATTCGTGCGTACATCCTGCTGTTCCTGAAGCAGCTGATCATGATCGGCAACGGTGCGAAGGACGACGAGCTGCAGAGCATCCTGAACTATCTGATGACGATGCACGAGGACGAGAACCTGCACGACGTGCTGCAGATGCTGATCTCGCTGATGTCCGAGCATCCGAGCTCGATGGTGCCGGCGTTCGACGTGAAGCATGGCGTGCGCACCATCTTCAAGCTGCTCGCCGCCGAAAGTCAGCTGATACGGTTGCAGGCACTCAAGCTGCTGGGCTTTTTCCTGTCGCGTAGCACGCACAA GCGCAAGTACGATGTGATGTCGCCGCACAATCTGTACACGCTGCTGGCcgagcggctgctgctgtacgaGGAGTCCGTCTCGCTGCCGACGTACAACGTGCTGTACGAGATTATGACCGAGCACATCTCGCAGCAGATACTGTATGCCAAGCATCCCGAGCCGGAAAGCCACTACCGGCTGGAAAACCCGATGATCTTGAAGGTGGTGGCGACGCTAATCCGCCAGTCGAAGCAGTCGGAGCAGCTGATCGAGGTGAAGAAGCTGTTCCTCTCCGACATGACGCTGCTGTGCAACAACAATCGCGAAAACCGGCGCACCGTGCTGCAGATGAGCGTCTGGCAGGAGTGGCTGATCGCGATGGCGTACATCCATCCGAAGAACTCGGAGGAGCAGAAGCTGTCCGACATGGTCTACTCGCTGTTCCGCATGCTGCTCCACCACGCGATCAAGTACGAGTACGGCGGGTGGCGCGTCTGGGTGGACACGCTCGCGATCGTCCACTCGAAGGTGTCGTACGAGGAGTTTAAGCTGCAGTTCGCGCAAATGTACGAGCACTACGAGAAGCACCGGACGGACAACATTACCGATCCGGCGCTGCGCCAGCAGCGGCCGATCAGCACGATCAGCGGCTGGGAGCACGGTGCGAACGGGAGCACCGGCAAGGAGGGCGAGCTGGACATGCACGGCAAGTGCGTGAAGCAGATGGCGGTACCGCCGGGGGCGGCGGTGGCGCCCGGGTGCGTTTGCGAGCCGGAAACGGGCGAAACGATGATCGACACGAGCGTGATGgtgaaacagcagcagcaggcgatCGCGTTTCAGGACGCGCCGGCGGGCAGTAATGGTTACGTGCGGGGCGGCGAACCGGACCTGCTCGAGGAAGACGAAACGTGCCTGCCGGATGGCGCGCCGGATGGGATGGAAGgtgaagaggaggaagagaacGACGACGCCGATGGGGTGgatgaggaagaggaggaagtggaggaagaggaagaggatgaGGAGCAGGATGAGGAGGAAGGGGATGAAGGGCAGCGAGCGTTCGGTAGTGGGCAGCAGCAAGTGTCTGGCAGCGAATCGATCATCaataccaacaccaccaccaccaccaccgagcaTGTGGTGAAAACGATCGTCGATGAAATCATCGACAAGTCGGCCAATATGCtggtggagcagcagcagcagcagcagcagcagcacggtgagACCAAGGAGGCACCGGCCGAACCAACCTCCTCGCCAGTGATCAAGGACGAGGAGATCGAGCTGGCGGTGAACGAGGTCGTAAAGATGAACCAGAACTCGCTCAAACCGGTCGAAGGGGATGGAGGCGATGTGGATGCTGGCGCCGACAGCAACCAGCAGTGTGGCGACGAATCGACCCGCGGCAGTGTGGAGCCGGTCGGCACGTCGGAACCGTCCACCGTCAGCAGCTCGCCGTCTGTTGTGTGCGTCAGTGATAGGTCGAATGATAGAGCGACCGTGCCAGCGTCGCCGGTGCTGCAGGGCGAACCGGACGCACGGAAGGTGGCTGCCGCAGTGGACAGCATCGTGGAGGAGCTCCTGGATCGGTGCTTCCCTGCATCGGAGCAGGAGGAGGGTGACGGTGCGACGGCACTTGCCGCCGAAATGCAGGAGGTCGTGGAATCGATCATAACGGATGCGGTCGAGCAGGCGGAGAAAGGCGCAAGCACTGCAGTAGtcggcgagcagcagcagcaggaggatGGCAGTGGTACTGATGTGCagcgccaccaccatcaccatcggcACCAtcctcaccatcatcatcaccatcaccatcatcatcaccacactCACGAGGGTGAGGAGCATCAGCGCATTTCCGTGGTGTCGGATGCGATGGAGGGTATGGCAATCAGTGAGAAGCAGCGCGCCGGCGGCAACAGCTTGATCGAGGAGGACGAAGAAGAAGtggaagaagaggaggaggaagaagaggaagaggaagaggaggaagaggaggatgatggggaGGTGTTGGTGGCCGAGACGGAGGAGCCGCTCGATGCTGCCGATGAGCGTGCCGGTGGTGCTGTCAGCGCAGACACTGCCAGTGACGGAGCCGCTGCCGGTACGGCGGACAGTGGCAAACCGAACAGCAATAGTACGCTCAGTGCCGGATCCAAGCGTGCCGTTAGCGTGTCCACCAATACACAGCAGTATCTCGATGCACAATCGCACCCGAAACAAGCCGCCCagccgctgcagcagcagcagcaaccgacaGCGGCCTCCCAAACGCCACCGGTGCAACCGATGAGCTACGAAAGTGGCAGTAGTAccgctggcggtggtggtggtgccaaGCGTTCCAAGTCATCCTCGACACGGCCCATGTTTTCGCCCGGCCCGACCCGGCCCCCGTTCCGCATACCGGAGTTTAAATGGTCCTACATCCACCAGCGTCTGCTCTCCGACGTGCTCTTCTCGCTCGAAACCGACATCCAGGTGTGGCGCAGCCACTCGACCAAGAGCGTCCTCGACTTTGTCAACTCGGCGGAGAATGCCATCTTCGTGGTCAACACGGTGCATCTGATCTCGCAGCTGGCGGACAATCTGATCATTGCGTGCGGGgggctgctgccactgctggcCAGCGCCACCTCGCCCAACTCCGAGCTGGACGTGCTCGAGCCGACGCAGGGCATGCCGCTCGACGTGGCCGTCTCGTTCCTGCAGCGGCTGGTCAACATGGCGGACGTGCTGATCTTTGCCAGCTCGCTCAACTTCAGCGAGCTCGAGGCGGAGAAGAACATGTCGTCCGGCGGCATACTGCGCCAGTGCTTGCGGCTGGTGTGCACCTGCGCAGTGCGCAACTGTCTCGAGTGCAAGGAGCGCACGCGCGGCCTCTACAACGGCATGTCGCTCAAGGACATTCCGGGCGGGGTGCATCTGCAGGCGCTGATACGCGGCGCCCAGTCAACGTCCAAGACGATCATCGAGTCGCTGTCCGGGCCGATGAGCCCGGTCAAGGATCCGGAGAAGCTGCTCCAGGACATGGACATCAATCGGCTGCGGGCGGTCATATACCGCGATGTG AAACGACTCTTTCAGGAGGAAACGAAGCAGGCACAGTTCCTGTCCCTCGCCATCGTCTACTTCATCTCGGTGCTGATGGTGTCGAAGTATCGGGACATCCTGGAACCGCCGGTCGAGCTGCAGATACACCGCAACTCCTCGCCGGTCATCCACCGCTCGACGCCAACACAGG AGTCAAGCAATAGGCCACTGTTTCCGCAATGGTCGCACCACGTGTACCCACAGTTCCTACCCGGATCCCATCCGAACCACCAGCCGACGATCGtgcacggcagcagcaacaccatcacctcctcctcgtcgcAAACCATCTCATCGTCGTCCGGCTCCTCGTCCGCCGGCGGATGTGGCAATCTGcttaacagcaacaacaacaacaacaacaacaacaataacaacaacaatagcaaccttatcaacaacaacacttcaGGGGGTAGCATCAATCACAAGGACGTTGCCGGGGCCAGCGTGAACGGGAGCACCTTGCCACTGTACTACGGCCATGCGGCAACGGCCACAAACACGGCAACCAGCAACAcactgaacaacaacaacaacaacaacaacaacggacAAGGCTTCGGTACCGGGCCAGGCAATTGTATCTTCACCAGCGAAATGCTCAACTGCTACtcaccggctgctgctgcggccgccgccgcctctgCTGCCGCCATCGCCGGTGGccatctgcagcagcagcaccatcagcaacagcagcagccccagcactacacccagcagcagcagcagcagcacgggctCAACAACAACTCCCTTACGGCGCTGGTTAATGCGGGCGGGGTCGGCTCGTACGGTGCGGGTGGCGCACCGGTCGTTGGGCTGCGCGCTGTCGGACGGACTGCCGGAACCACCGTCACTGCCGCCGGTCTGCACAACGGTGTCGGCGTCGGTCACGGTGGCAAGCTATCGAAAG GAACTCAATCCATGCAGGAAGGCGATTACGAGGTGATAGTGGTCGACGAGAACAACTCCTCCGTTATAGCGGACAACGATTCACACTCCAGTGGTCCGCTGTCGATAAAG GCCGTAACTTCCGCCAGCAACTCGAGGCGTACGTCGACGGTGAAGCAACATCATCCGACCGATCATCCCGGGCTACCCGCGGCGGTTAACGCAGGCGAACCGCACCTTCATTCCTGCTACCAGCAGCCAATGCTCTCGTCGGTCGGTCTGACCGGCACCATGGCCACCGTTACAGCACCGCCGGCGACAGCAACCATCGCCGTAAGCGACGAACGCGCGGAGCTAGCGCAGCGAGCAGTGCCCCAGGGACAGGTGAAG AGCGTGGACTCCGATGGCGGTTCGCTGAATCTGAACTCGACCGAGAACGACCCGCAGGAGGTGGAAACGTCGAGCGAAATTATGCCGGACGATAACAAACCGACCAACTCGAACGACGAAAGCTGGACGGACGTGAACCTGAACGACGATGGGGCGAGCGAGTTGAAGCCGCCGCGCACGGACGGTGGCGCGCTGGGCATCGGCGGTGTGCCCGGCAGCAACGGCAGCGGTGTCGGTACGGGCGCGGGAAGCCTCGGCCCGATGGCCAGCGCGCTCAGTGGCCGGATGGAGGGCGTCACGGGAGCGGGCGTGAACCTGGGCGGTGGCGGGGCCGGCGGTACCGGCGGCGTGAAGCACGAGTCGGACATTGCCGTGGTGCGCGTACCGGACGGGTACGGTGGCCAGGTGGTGGGCCCGACCGGCGGTTCGGTACGCGGCCGGCCGGAGGACCTCAACCTGAAGGCGCCGTTTGTGAGCCAGCTGCCGCTGGCGATACCGTCGCGCGAGGCCAGCCTCACCCAGAAGCTGGAAATAGCGCTCGGTCCCGTCTGTCCGCTGCTGCGCGAAATCATGGTCGACTTTGCGCCGTTCCTGTCGAAAACGCTCGTCGGCTCGCACGGCCAGGAGCTGCTGATGGAGGGCAAGGGGCTGACGACGTTCAAGAACAGCCATTCGGTGGTGGAGCTGGTGATGCTGCTCTGCTCGCAGGAGTGGCAGAACAGCCTGCAGAAGCACGCGGGCCTAGCGTTCATCGAGCTTATCAACGAGGGCCGGCTGCTGTCGCACGCGATGAAGGACCACATCGTGCGGGTCGCGAACGAGGCCGAGTTCATACTGAACCGCATGCGGGCGGACGACGTGCTGAAGCACGCCGACTTCGAATCCCAGTGCGCCCAAACGCTGCTCGAGCGGAGGGAGGAGGAGCGCATGTGCGACCATCTGATCACGGCGGCCCGCCGCCGGGACAACGTGATCGCGAGCCGGCTGCTGGAGAAGGTGCGCAACATCATGGGCAACCGGCACGGGGCGTGGGGCGACATGAACGCGAACTACCAGAAGCAGATCTTCTGGAAGCTGGACGCGTGGGAGGACGACGCGCGGCGCCGGAAGCGCATGGTGCAGAACCCGCGCGGCTCCAGCCACCCGCAGGCGACGCTGAAGGCGTCGCTCGAGAACGGTACGACCGGGGGAACGGCGGCAGCGGCCAGCTCCAGCACCGCCAGCActgcagcagccagcgcagAGGAAGCGGTCGGTGGTGGGGACACGACGACCCCGACCAGTGCCCGActggccggtggtggtggtggtggtggtggtgtggcgcGGGAGGAAATCTACTCGCAGATTGCGGTTCCCCGGTCGCAGCAGCCCGACCTGCTGGACGATTCGGAGCTGCTGATCGAGGACCGGGAGCTGGACCTCGACCTGACCGGCCCGGTCAACATCAGCACGAAGGCGAAGCTGATCGCGCCGGGCCTGGTGGCGCCCGGCACCATGTCAATTACCTCCACCGAGATGTACTTCGAGGTGGACGAGGAGAACGGCGAGTTCCAGCAGATCGACCAGGAGGTGCTGAAGTACTGCGACCATCTGCACGGCAAGTGGTACTTCTCCGAGATACGGGCCATCTTCTCCCGCCGCTATCTGCTGCAGAACGTGGCGCTCGAGATCTTCCTTGCCAGCCGCACCTCGATCCTGTTCGCCTTCCCCGACCAGCACACGGTGAAGAAGGTGATCAAGGCGCTGCCGCGGGTGGGCGTCGGCATCAAGTACGGCATCCCGCAGACGCGCCGCGCGTCCATGATGTCGCCCCGGCAGCTGATGCGCAACTCGAACATGACGCAGAAGTGGCAGCGGCGCGAGATCTCCAACTTTGAGTATCTGATGTTCCTGAACACGATCGCGGGCCGCACGTACAACGATCTCAACCAGTACCCGGTGTTCCCGTGGGTCATCACCAACTACGAGTCGCGCGAGCTCGACCTCAGCCAGCCGTCGAACTATCGCGACCTGTCCAAACCGATCGGTGCGCTCAATCCGAGCCGGCGCGAGTACTTCGAGGAGCGGTACGAAACGTGGGACACGCCCGGCATACCGCCGTTCCACTACGGGACGCACTACTCGACCGCCGCGTTCGTGCTGAACTGGCTGATCCGCATCGAGCCGTTCACGACGATGTTCCTGGCGCTGCAGGGCGGCAAGTTTGACCATCCCGATCGGCTGTTCTCGTCCGTCGCGCTGTCGTGGAAGAACTGCCAGCGCGACACGTCCGACGTGAAGGAGCTCATCCCGGAGTGGTACTTCCTGCCGGAGATGTTCTACAACGCGTCCGACTACCGGCTCGGGCAGCGGGACGACGGCAGCACGGTCGGGGACGTCGAGCTGCCGCCGTGGGCGAAAACGCCCGAGGAGTTTGTGCGCATCAACCGGATGGCGCTCGAGTCGGAGTTCGTCTCCTGCCAGCTGCACCAGTGGATCGACCTCATCTTCGGCTACAAGCAGCGCGGCCCGGAAGCGATGCGGGCGACGAACGTGTTCTACTACCTCACGTACGAGGGCAGCGTCGATCTGGACACGATCGGCGATCCGGTGACGCGGGACGCGATCGAGAACCAGATCCGCAACTTCGGCCAAACGCCCAGCCTGCTGCTGATGGAGCCGCATCCGCCCCGGTCGTCCGCCATGCACCTGTCGCCGATGATGTTCAACACGATGCCGGACGACGTGTGCATGTCGCTCAAGTTCCACCTCAACTCGCCGATCATACACATCTCGGCGAACACGTACCCGCAGCTGCCGCTGCCGTCGGTCGTCACCGTGACGGCGGGGCACCAGTTTGCGGTCAACCGCTGGAACTGCCAGTACACCGCCAGCATCCAGAGCCCGAGCTACGCCGAGTCGACGCAAAACCTGAACACGAACCTGCCGCTCACGATGGATCCGCTGCTGT CACAAATCAACgggcacaacaacagcaaccagcaGAATCGGCGCCACCTGGGCGACAACTTTAGCCAGAAGCTGCAGATCAAGTCGAACTGCTACGTCACCACCGTGGACAGCCGGTTCCTGATCGCGTGCGGCTTCTGGGACAACAGCTTCCGCGTGTTCTCCACCGAGACGGCCAAGATCGTGCAGATCATCTTCGGCCACTTTGGCGTGGTGACCTGCCTGTCGCGGTCGGAGTGTAACATCACGTCCGACTGCTACATTGCGTCCGGGTCGGCCGACTGCACCATACTGCTGTGGCACTGGAATGCCCGCACGCAGTCGATTGTTGGCGAGGGCGAG ATACCAACACCTCGCGCTACGCTGACAGGACACGAGACGGCCGTCACGTCGGTGGTGATCAGTGCCGAGCTCGGTCTGGTTGTTTCCGGCTCGATAA ACGGCCCGGTACTAGTCCACACGACGTTCGGTGATTTGCTGCGGTCGCTCGAGGCGCCGAAGGATTTCATCTCGCCGGAAAACATAACGCTCTCGCGCGAAGGTTTCATCGTCGTCAACTATGACGAGGGCAGCGTGGCCGCGTACACGATCAACGGGAAGCTGCTGCGCTACGAGTCGCACAACGATAATCTGCAG TGCATGCTGCTGTCTCGGGATGGCGAGTATTTAATGACCGCCGGTAACAAGGGCATCGTGGAGGTGTGGCGAACGTTCAACCTCGCACCGCTGTACGCATTCCCGGCCTGCAACAGCGGTATACGTTCGCTCGCCCTCACGCACGACCAGAA GTATTTGCTGGCCGGTTTGGCGACTGGATCCATCATCGTGTTCCACATCGACTTTAACCGTTGGCATCACGAGTACCAGCAGCGCTACTGA